One genomic region from Streptomyces sp. NBC_01431 encodes:
- a CDS encoding glycoside hydrolase family 27 protein — protein MIFVRARRLLPPLSRPVIRRTLALTFSVALLAVTAPFLSPAVAQPAAALNNALAQTPQMGFNDWNAYGCNVSEALIKSTAQAMHTNGMQAAGYAYVNIDDCWMTHNRDSGGHLVPDPAKFPDGIKGTADYVHSLGLKLGIYEDAGTATCAGYPGSLGHEATDAKSFASWAVDYLKYDNCNNNGVPAQSRYTTMRDALAATNRPILYSLCNWGQENVWTWGAGVGNSWRTTGDISASFSSMLSIFHSNVGLASYAGPGHWNDPDMLEVGNGSLTATESRSEFSLWAEMAAPLIAGTNIASAGADTLSTLTNSRVIAVDQDALGRQGTMVSSSGGLDVLAKPLANGDVSVALFNETGSTATITTTAAAIGKSGASVYTLTDLWSGAASTTSATISASVPAHGTVMYRVAGGTSGGGGTSVTGALHAVGADKCLDVPNSTTTAGTQVQIWSCNGGANQTWTRSTSNQLAVYSGSGQMCLDAYNNQTTAGTKVEIWPCNGQSNQQWTLNSNGTVTGAQSGLCLDVTGAATADGTLAELWTCNGSGNQQWALR, from the coding sequence ATGATCTTCGTGAGAGCAAGACGCCTATTGCCCCCGCTGTCGCGGCCGGTCATACGCAGGACGCTGGCACTCACCTTCTCGGTCGCGCTCCTCGCGGTGACCGCCCCGTTCCTCTCCCCCGCCGTGGCGCAGCCCGCCGCCGCGTTGAACAACGCTCTGGCGCAGACCCCGCAGATGGGCTTCAACGACTGGAACGCGTACGGCTGCAACGTGTCCGAGGCGCTGATCAAGTCCACCGCGCAGGCGATGCACACCAACGGCATGCAGGCGGCGGGCTATGCGTACGTCAACATCGACGACTGCTGGATGACGCACAACCGCGATTCCGGTGGCCACCTGGTACCGGATCCCGCCAAGTTCCCCGACGGCATCAAGGGCACCGCGGACTATGTGCACTCGCTGGGACTGAAGCTGGGGATCTACGAGGACGCGGGCACCGCGACCTGTGCGGGGTATCCGGGCAGCCTGGGGCACGAGGCCACGGACGCGAAGTCGTTCGCGTCGTGGGCCGTGGACTACCTGAAGTACGACAACTGCAACAACAACGGGGTGCCGGCGCAGAGCCGGTACACCACGATGCGGGACGCCCTGGCGGCCACGAACCGGCCGATCCTGTACAGCCTGTGCAACTGGGGGCAGGAGAACGTGTGGACCTGGGGCGCGGGCGTGGGCAACAGCTGGCGTACCACCGGCGACATCAGTGCGAGTTTCTCCAGCATGCTGTCGATCTTCCACAGCAACGTGGGACTCGCCTCGTACGCGGGCCCCGGCCACTGGAACGACCCGGACATGCTGGAGGTCGGCAACGGCTCGCTGACGGCCACCGAGAGCCGCAGTGAGTTCAGCCTGTGGGCGGAGATGGCCGCGCCGCTGATCGCCGGCACCAACATCGCCTCGGCCGGTGCGGACACGTTGTCCACGCTGACCAACTCCCGGGTGATCGCGGTCGACCAGGACGCCCTGGGCAGACAGGGCACCATGGTGTCGTCCTCGGGCGGCCTGGACGTGCTGGCCAAGCCGCTCGCCAACGGGGACGTCTCGGTGGCGCTGTTCAACGAGACGGGCTCGACGGCGACCATCACCACCACCGCGGCCGCCATCGGAAAGAGCGGGGCGTCCGTCTACACGCTGACCGACCTGTGGTCGGGGGCGGCGTCGACCACCTCGGCCACGATCAGCGCCTCGGTGCCGGCCCACGGCACGGTGATGTACCGGGTCGCGGGCGGCACCAGCGGCGGCGGCGGCACCAGCGTGACCGGTGCTTTGCACGCGGTGGGTGCGGACAAGTGCCTGGACGTACCGAACTCCACCACGACCGCCGGCACCCAGGTGCAGATCTGGAGCTGCAACGGCGGGGCCAACCAGACATGGACGCGCTCCACGTCCAACCAGCTCGCCGTCTACTCCGGAAGCGGCCAGATGTGCCTGGACGCCTACAACAACCAGACCACCGCCGGGACGAAGGTGGAGATCTGGCCGTGCAACGGCCAGAGCAACCAGCAGTGGACGCTGAATTCCAACGGCACGGTCACCGGCGCCCAGTCCGGCCTCTGCCTGGACGTCACCGGAGCGGCCACCGCCGACGGAACCCTCGCCGAACTGTGGACCTGCAACGGCAGCGGCAACCAGCAGTGGGCCCTGCGATGA
- a CDS encoding ricin-type beta-trefoil lectin domain protein — MKKYWMPLAAALTAAIGLSGALPAAAATGGKAPSATGAAAAPASLRLMPLGDSITWGVGSPSGNSYRGFLWNQLTSEGHGLDFVGSGRNGTMSDPDNEGHSGWRIDQIAGIADSVLARYRPNVITLEIGTNDLNGGSQAEPAAERLHALIDQITADASDATVLVGTVIVSTSSTEEATRPAFNAKLPGIVQAEQAAGKHVRLVDMSALTTADLSDPLHPNDSGYTKMADAFNAGVQAADAAGWIKPPVSAGGPVHSGVAGKCLDVNGGNSANGTAAQIWSCNGADAQWWSARSDGTLRALGKCLDATGGGTANGTKIEIWDCNGGTNQQWQAYNGGYRNPVSGRCLDDPGASTTDGTQLVLWDCNGGTNQQWTNVPVSSVTRLDRSTVS; from the coding sequence ATGAAGAAGTACTGGATGCCCTTGGCCGCGGCGCTGACGGCCGCGATCGGCCTGAGCGGCGCGTTGCCCGCGGCAGCCGCGACCGGCGGCAAGGCACCGTCCGCCACCGGGGCCGCCGCCGCGCCCGCCAGCCTACGGCTGATGCCGTTGGGTGACTCGATCACCTGGGGCGTCGGCAGCCCGTCCGGGAACAGCTACCGGGGCTTCCTGTGGAACCAACTGACGTCCGAAGGACACGGCCTGGACTTCGTCGGCTCGGGCCGCAACGGCACCATGTCCGACCCGGACAACGAAGGCCACTCCGGCTGGCGCATCGACCAGATAGCAGGCATCGCGGACTCCGTGCTTGCCCGGTACCGGCCCAACGTGATCACCCTGGAGATCGGCACCAATGATCTGAACGGCGGCTCTCAGGCTGAGCCCGCCGCCGAACGGCTCCACGCGCTCATCGACCAGATCACGGCCGACGCCTCTGACGCGACCGTCCTTGTCGGCACCGTGATCGTCTCCACCAGCAGCACCGAGGAGGCCACCCGCCCCGCGTTCAACGCCAAGCTGCCCGGCATCGTTCAGGCCGAGCAGGCTGCCGGCAAGCACGTACGCCTGGTGGACATGAGCGCGCTGACCACCGCGGACCTGTCCGACCCCTTGCACCCCAACGACAGCGGCTACACCAAGATGGCGGACGCCTTCAACGCCGGGGTCCAGGCCGCGGACGCGGCAGGCTGGATCAAGCCGCCGGTCTCCGCGGGCGGGCCTGTGCATTCCGGGGTCGCGGGGAAGTGCCTGGACGTCAACGGCGGCAACAGCGCCAACGGGACAGCCGCGCAGATCTGGTCCTGCAACGGCGCCGACGCGCAGTGGTGGTCCGCGCGCTCCGACGGCACCCTGCGGGCGCTCGGCAAGTGCCTCGACGCCACGGGCGGTGGTACCGCCAACGGCACCAAGATCGAGATCTGGGACTGCAACGGCGGAACCAACCAGCAATGGCAGGCGTACAACGGCGGTTACCGCAATCCGGTCTCCGGCCGCTGCCTCGACGACCCCGGTGCGTCCACCACCGACGGTACGCAACTGGTCCTGTGGGACTGCAACGGCGGAACCAACCAACAGTGGACCAATGTGCCGGTCAGCTCCGTAACACGACTCGACCGCAGCACCGTCTCGTGA